The following are encoded together in the Deinococcus soli (ex Cha et al. 2016) genome:
- a CDS encoding glycoside hydrolase family 19 protein, with product MITPDLIRALVPTLSAAQAAQVASALADPATRAGITTRARVAAFLAQLAHESAGFRYLEEIWGPTPAQRRYEGRADLGNTQPGDGYRYRGRGWIQLTGRHNYRTYGALLGLPLEAQPDLAAQPGTAARIACAYWDQRKLNTLADAGDFEGITRRINGGLNGLPDREAYHRRALAALPASAPIPRVFLRDMAGENVLWDGKATIYNGSRLTLYPDGALQLERE from the coding sequence ATGATCACACCTGACCTCATTCGCGCACTGGTGCCCACGCTCAGTGCCGCTCAGGCGGCCCAGGTGGCATCTGCCCTCGCCGATCCGGCCACACGGGCAGGCATCACCACCCGGGCCCGCGTGGCGGCGTTCCTGGCGCAGCTGGCGCACGAGTCCGCCGGGTTCCGGTACCTCGAGGAGATCTGGGGCCCCACCCCCGCACAGCGGCGCTACGAGGGTCGCGCGGATCTCGGCAACACGCAGCCCGGTGACGGATACCGCTACCGGGGCCGCGGCTGGATTCAGCTCACTGGGCGGCACAACTACCGCACGTACGGGGCGCTGCTGGGCCTACCGCTGGAAGCACAGCCTGACCTGGCAGCCCAGCCCGGTACAGCCGCGCGGATCGCCTGCGCGTACTGGGACCAGCGGAAGCTGAACACCCTGGCGGACGCCGGGGATTTCGAGGGCATCACGCGGCGCATCAACGGCGGGCTGAACGGCCTGCCGGACCGGGAGGCATACCACCGCCGGGCGCTGGCCGCCCTGCCGGCGTCCGCCCCAATCCCGCGCGTGTTCCTGCGTGACATGGCTGGGGAGAACGTGCTGTGGGACGGGAAGGCCACGATCTACAACGGCTCACGCCTCACCCTGTATCCGGATGGTGCGCTGCAGCTGGAACGCGAGTAG
- the galK gene encoding galactokinase, with amino-acid sequence MTHTSYEQAFGSAPQATAQAPGRVNLLGEHTDYQGGFVLPTAIPQQATVELGRNGSAEHVLYSANLDQTIRVPVGETGEGFAPYLTGCFQLSGVQEGLNAFITSDVPSGGLSSSAALEVATLRALRNLADLDLDDVALALRGVQVEHEFVGVKCGVMDQMASSLADTRTMLLIDTRSLDRRAVPFPAGAEVLVIDSGVPRRLAESGYNERRAQVEEAARLLGVPQLRDVTDPAAVETLPPILRERARHVVTENARVLAALEPGVDATRFGQLMNASHASLQGDYAVSHERVDQLVALLQAHPDVYGARMTGAGFGGAVVALVRQGQATVAAQAVLAKYSEQGSQVVP; translated from the coding sequence GTGACCCACACCAGTTATGAACAGGCGTTCGGAAGTGCGCCGCAGGCCACCGCGCAGGCACCGGGCCGCGTGAATCTGCTGGGTGAACACACCGACTACCAGGGGGGCTTCGTGCTGCCCACCGCCATCCCGCAGCAGGCGACGGTCGAGCTGGGCCGCAACGGCAGCGCCGAGCACGTCCTGTACTCCGCGAATCTGGATCAGACCATCCGCGTGCCTGTCGGCGAGACCGGCGAGGGCTTCGCGCCGTACCTGACGGGCTGCTTCCAGCTGAGCGGCGTGCAGGAGGGCCTGAACGCCTTCATTACCAGTGACGTGCCCAGCGGCGGCCTGAGCAGCAGCGCCGCGCTGGAGGTCGCCACGCTGCGCGCCCTGCGGAACCTCGCGGACCTCGACCTCGACGACGTGGCCCTCGCCCTGCGCGGCGTGCAGGTCGAACACGAGTTCGTGGGCGTCAAGTGCGGCGTGATGGACCAGATGGCCAGCTCCCTGGCCGACACCCGCACCATGCTCCTGATCGACACCCGCAGCCTCGACCGCCGCGCCGTGCCGTTCCCCGCCGGGGCGGAGGTGCTCGTCATCGACTCCGGCGTGCCGCGCCGCCTCGCCGAGAGCGGCTACAACGAACGACGCGCGCAGGTCGAGGAAGCCGCCCGCCTGCTCGGCGTCCCGCAACTACGAGACGTGACTGACCCCGCCGCCGTCGAGACGCTGCCGCCCATCCTGCGCGAACGCGCCCGGCACGTCGTCACCGAGAACGCCCGCGTCCTGGCCGCCCTGGAACCCGGCGTGGACGCCACGCGCTTCGGGCAGCTCATGAACGCCAGCCACGCCAGCCTCCAAGGCGACTACGCCGTCAGCCACGAACGGGTGGATCAACTCGTCGCGCTGCTCCAGGCGCACCCGGACGTGTACGGCGCCCGGATGACCGGCGCGGGCTTCGGCGGCGCGGTCGTCGCCCTCGTCCGCCAGGGGCAGGCCACCGTCGCCGCGCAGGCCGTCTTAGCGAAGTACAGCGAGCAGGGTTCCCAGGTCGTTCCGTAA
- a CDS encoding GNAT family N-acetyltransferase: protein MTQPSPSLTTSLDGLTPEQLHGFFVDWPNPPRPDTFLRLLRGSYRVVLAVHDGQVIGFVQAVSDGVLTAYIPLLEVVPAWQGRGVGRALMTRIQEELRHLYAVDLGCDDHLVPYYEGLGMRRGTLMFTRNYERQDGSPTG, encoded by the coding sequence GTGACTCAACCCAGCCCTTCCCTCACGACGTCCCTGGACGGCCTCACGCCTGAACAGTTACACGGCTTTTTTGTGGACTGGCCGAATCCGCCCAGGCCCGACACATTCCTGCGCCTGCTGCGCGGGTCGTACCGGGTCGTGCTCGCCGTGCACGACGGTCAGGTCATCGGCTTCGTGCAGGCCGTCAGCGACGGGGTGCTGACCGCATACATTCCACTGCTAGAAGTCGTTCCCGCGTGGCAGGGCCGGGGCGTGGGCCGCGCCCTGATGACCCGCATACAGGAAGAACTGCGGCACCTGTACGCCGTGGACCTCGGCTGCGACGACCACCTCGTCCCGTACTACGAGGGACTGGGGATGAGGCGGGGCACCCTGATGTTCACCCGCAACTACGAGCGGCAGGACGGGTCGCCCACCGGGTGA
- a CDS encoding DUF4259 domain-containing protein, translating to MSAWGVGPFQNEAAAEYAAEIVQDGAYALAEAFDVALDPDNDHLEAEEGHRAVAAAETLAAVLTGDTSALTDAALRAWVQNADAAELDHLRGHALEALERVLGPGSELPDLWEDSEDADAWREDIQRLRAALS from the coding sequence ATGAGCGCCTGGGGCGTCGGACCCTTCCAGAACGAGGCGGCCGCCGAGTACGCCGCCGAGATCGTGCAGGACGGCGCGTACGCCCTGGCGGAAGCCTTCGATGTGGCGCTGGACCCCGACAACGACCACCTGGAAGCCGAGGAAGGCCACCGCGCCGTTGCCGCCGCCGAGACGCTGGCCGCCGTACTGACCGGTGACACCAGCGCCCTGACCGACGCCGCCCTGCGCGCCTGGGTGCAGAACGCGGACGCCGCCGAACTGGACCACCTGCGCGGGCACGCCCTGGAAGCCCTGGAGCGCGTCCTCGGCCCCGGCAGTGAACTCCCGGACCTCTGGGAGGACAGCGAGGACGCCGACGCCTGGCGCGAGGACATCCAGCGCCTCCGCGCCGCGCTGAGCTGA
- a CDS encoding MBL fold metallo-hydrolase, producing the protein MTRPPIRLAQFGLINAYLVPERDGLTLIDAGVRGMDRRVNRAARQLGLPLRRVALTHTHSDHVGAIDTLMRHWPDAELLVGAADTANLADLGVRTPPTRLLRGGDRVGSLTVIDTPGHSPGHVAYLDDRDGALYSGDTFVNVPRLRVASVLNAAFPLPTFGTHDPAQTTRAARALLDVPLRTLATGHGPAIPDPLPAMRRAVQAAESGREPGVVTRTVSGWVGHLTRLGTDGAVAGKALAYRSGRTG; encoded by the coding sequence GTGACCCGGCCGCCCATCCGGCTGGCCCAGTTCGGCCTGATCAACGCGTACCTCGTGCCCGAACGCGACGGACTGACCCTCATCGACGCGGGGGTGCGCGGCATGGACCGCCGGGTGAACCGCGCCGCCCGGCAACTGGGGCTCCCGCTGCGCCGCGTCGCCCTGACCCACACGCACAGCGACCACGTCGGCGCCATCGACACCCTGATGCGGCACTGGCCAGACGCAGAGCTCCTGGTCGGCGCGGCCGACACCGCCAACCTCGCCGACCTGGGCGTGAGGACCCCACCCACCCGCCTCCTGCGCGGCGGGGACCGCGTGGGGTCCCTGACGGTCATCGACACGCCCGGCCACTCGCCCGGTCACGTCGCGTACCTCGACGATCGGGACGGCGCGCTCTACAGCGGCGACACCTTCGTGAACGTGCCCCGCCTGCGGGTCGCCAGCGTCCTAAACGCCGCCTTCCCCCTGCCCACCTTCGGCACGCACGACCCGGCGCAGACCACCCGCGCCGCCCGCGCCCTGCTGGACGTGCCGCTGCGCACGCTGGCCACCGGGCACGGCCCGGCCATCCCCGACCCGCTGCCCGCCATGCGCCGCGCCGTGCAGGCCGCCGAATCGGGCCGTGAACCCGGCGTGGTCACGCGCACGGTCTCCGGCTGGGTCGGGCACCTGACGCGCCTGGGCACCGACGGCGCGGTGGCGGGCAAGGCCCTCGCGTACCGCAGCGGCCGGACCGGCTGA
- the galT gene encoding galactose-1-phosphate uridylyltransferase encodes MTTEPTSEALPGGYHSADFTKPDGRGLTLYGLQPVRVDSEIPSPSPDPVDARPLMRWHPVRGEWVMYAAHRMGRTFLPPPEYNPLAPTRDPEHPTELPRGEYDIAVFDNRFPSLTLTAPDPEPGPAGTRAGVGKCEVVVFSQSAQGRLCDLTNEQISLLLAVWADRTTRLAETGQINAVLPFENRGVEVGVTLHHPHGQIYAYDHVPPVAARAAAQMDAYVAEHGRPWLEDFIQEERAAEDRIIRDDGAALSVVPPFARYTFETWVLPTRPVSLLSDLGDAERLSMARVLRDALRRLDGLFGVRMPYLLTVHQAPLDTPRPAFPLHIEIYPYLRAPGRLKFLAGTEQGAGEFANDKFPEVAAAELRAVPDTAGDGL; translated from the coding sequence ATGACGACCGAACCCACCTCTGAAGCCCTGCCCGGCGGGTACCACAGCGCCGACTTCACGAAACCCGACGGGCGCGGCCTGACCCTGTATGGCCTCCAGCCGGTGCGGGTGGACAGCGAGATTCCCAGCCCCAGCCCGGACCCGGTGGACGCCCGGCCCCTCATGCGCTGGCATCCGGTGCGCGGCGAGTGGGTCATGTACGCCGCGCACCGCATGGGCCGCACGTTCCTCCCCCCGCCCGAGTACAACCCGCTGGCACCCACCCGCGACCCCGAGCACCCCACCGAACTGCCGCGCGGCGAGTACGACATCGCCGTGTTCGACAACCGCTTCCCCAGCCTGACCCTCACGGCCCCCGACCCGGAGCCCGGCCCGGCCGGGACGCGCGCGGGCGTCGGCAAGTGCGAGGTCGTGGTGTTCAGCCAGAGTGCCCAGGGCCGCCTGTGCGACCTGACGAACGAGCAAATCAGCCTGCTGCTGGCCGTCTGGGCCGACCGCACCACCCGCCTCGCGGAGACCGGTCAGATCAACGCGGTGCTGCCCTTCGAGAACCGTGGAGTGGAGGTCGGGGTGACCCTGCACCACCCGCACGGGCAGATCTACGCCTACGATCACGTGCCGCCCGTCGCCGCGCGCGCCGCCGCGCAGATGGACGCGTACGTCGCCGAGCACGGCCGCCCCTGGCTGGAGGACTTCATCCAGGAGGAACGCGCCGCCGAGGACCGCATCATCCGCGATGACGGCGCGGCCCTGAGCGTCGTGCCACCGTTCGCGAGGTACACCTTCGAGACGTGGGTGCTGCCCACCCGGCCCGTCAGCCTCCTGAGTGACCTGGGTGACGCCGAGCGGCTCAGCATGGCGCGGGTGCTGCGGGACGCGCTGCGCCGCCTGGACGGCCTGTTCGGCGTGCGGATGCCGTACCTGCTGACCGTGCATCAGGCGCCGCTGGACACGCCCCGCCCGGCGTTCCCGCTGCACATCGAGATCTACCCGTACCTGCGCGCGCCGGGCCGCCTGAAGTTCCTGGCGGGTACCGAGCAGGGCGCCGGAGAGTTCGCGAACGACAAGTTCCCGGAGGTCGCCGCCGCCGAGCTGCGCGCCGTGCCGGACACCGCAGGAGACGGACTGTGA
- a CDS encoding DUF2568 domain-containing protein, with translation MKANSVQLVSPDRVSAADLLALTTEPAVLATATTFAAVWGIFRSPRATRPARDAASPAVKLAVFSLAALALAAVAGPPPAAVFLGAALLSTVHGGAR, from the coding sequence ATGAAAGCGAACAGTGTTCAGCTTGTGTCGCCGGACCGGGTCAGCGCCGCCGACCTGCTCGCCCTGACCACCGAACCCGCCGTCCTGGCCACCGCGACCACCTTCGCAGCCGTCTGGGGCATCTTCCGCTCCCCCCGCGCCACACGGCCAGCCAGGGACGCCGCGTCGCCCGCGGTGAAACTCGCGGTGTTCAGCCTCGCTGCGCTGGCCCTGGCAGCCGTCGCGGGCCCCCCCCCGGCCGCAGTCTTCCTGGGCGCGGCCCTGCTGAGCACCGTGCACGGCGGCGCGCGGTGA
- a CDS encoding TetR/AcrR family transcriptional regulator, with protein sequence MPYPAKLTPATILREAQTLLDHGGPDALAMRPLADALGVRPGSLYRHFDSRAALLNQLAEHAADALRDDVTAAAHARTPRAALDAIARAYLHFAHTRPHTYDLLMTPRPEQPPGIKTTAGKHLWNALLAHVGALSGNPDDTGHAVAYWTFLHGAASLQRSGLYGASGPQDGLDIGLNAILDRMERAAHP encoded by the coding sequence GTGCCGTACCCCGCCAAACTCACCCCGGCCACCATCCTCCGGGAAGCGCAGACCCTCCTCGACCACGGCGGCCCCGACGCCCTCGCCATGCGGCCCCTCGCCGACGCACTCGGCGTGCGCCCCGGCAGCCTGTACCGCCACTTCGACAGCCGCGCCGCCCTCCTGAACCAGCTCGCCGAACACGCCGCCGACGCCCTGCGCGACGACGTCACCGCCGCCGCCCATGCCCGGACCCCCCGCGCCGCTCTGGACGCCATCGCCCGGGCGTACCTGCACTTCGCCCACACCCGCCCCCACACCTACGACCTCCTGATGACCCCGCGCCCCGAACAACCCCCCGGCATCAAGACCACCGCCGGAAAGCACCTCTGGAATGCCCTCCTGGCCCACGTCGGCGCGCTGAGCGGCAACCCCGACGACACCGGGCACGCCGTCGCCTACTGGACCTTCCTGCACGGCGCGGCCAGCCTCCAGCGCAGCGGCCTGTACGGTGCCAGCGGGCCGCAGGACGGCCTGGACATCGGCCTGAACGCGATCCTGGACCGCATGGAACGCGCCGCGCACCCGTAA
- the ispG gene encoding flavodoxin-dependent (E)-4-hydroxy-3-methylbut-2-enyl-diphosphate synthase codes for MKRRQTVSVNVGGVMVGSAHPVVVQSMTNTDTANAEATAIQIAQLVRAGSEIVRVTVNTREAAAAIPDIIARLKEVGIEVPIVGDFHYNGHILLREYPETARLLAKYRINPGNVGAGQHHDANFATMIEVAKEYDKPVRIGVNWGSLDQQVLARLMDENTAQGSPRTGTDVMIDAMVVSALESAAYAEELGLPHDKILISVKVSSAPELWQVYRQLAPLCDYPLHLGLTEAGMGMKGIVASSAALAPLLIEGIGDTIRVSLTPEPGASRKLEVEVAQQILQSLGIRQFLPQVTSCPGCGRTTSTFFQELAQKIQDYIRDTMPDWKAKYPGVEDMQVAVMGCIVNGPGESKHANIGISLPGTGEDPRAPVYQDGKLLTTLKGPRIAEDFQELMEKYVEQRYGRTEAPA; via the coding sequence ATGAAGCGTCGCCAGACCGTCAGCGTCAACGTCGGGGGGGTCATGGTGGGCAGCGCCCATCCGGTCGTCGTGCAGTCCATGACGAACACCGACACCGCCAACGCCGAAGCCACCGCCATCCAGATCGCGCAGCTCGTCCGGGCAGGCAGCGAGATCGTGCGCGTCACCGTCAACACCCGCGAGGCCGCCGCCGCCATCCCCGACATCATCGCCCGCCTGAAAGAAGTCGGGATCGAGGTGCCCATCGTCGGGGACTTCCACTACAACGGTCACATCCTCCTGCGCGAATACCCCGAAACCGCGCGCCTGCTCGCCAAGTACCGCATCAACCCCGGCAATGTCGGCGCCGGGCAGCACCACGACGCGAACTTCGCCACCATGATCGAGGTCGCCAAGGAATACGATAAACCCGTCCGCATCGGCGTGAACTGGGGCAGCCTCGACCAGCAGGTGCTCGCCCGCCTGATGGACGAGAACACCGCCCAGGGGAGCCCCAGGACCGGCACGGACGTCATGATCGACGCGATGGTCGTCTCCGCGCTGGAGAGCGCCGCCTACGCCGAGGAACTCGGCCTGCCGCACGACAAGATCCTGATCAGCGTGAAGGTCAGCAGCGCCCCGGAACTCTGGCAGGTGTACCGCCAGCTCGCCCCGCTGTGCGACTACCCTCTGCACCTCGGCCTGACCGAGGCGGGCATGGGCATGAAAGGCATCGTCGCCAGCAGCGCCGCCCTCGCGCCCCTCCTCATCGAGGGTATCGGGGACACCATCCGCGTCAGCCTCACCCCGGAACCCGGCGCCAGCCGCAAACTGGAGGTCGAGGTCGCCCAGCAGATCCTCCAGAGCCTCGGCATCCGCCAGTTCCTCCCACAGGTCACCTCCTGCCCCGGCTGCGGCCGCACCACCAGCACCTTCTTCCAGGAACTCGCGCAGAAGATCCAGGACTACATCCGCGACACCATGCCCGACTGGAAAGCGAAATACCCCGGCGTGGAGGACATGCAGGTCGCCGTCATGGGTTGCATCGTCAACGGCCCCGGCGAGAGCAAGCACGCCAACATCGGCATTAGCCTGCCCGGCACCGGCGAGGACCCCCGCGCGCCCGTCTACCAGGACGGCAAACTCCTGACCACCCTGAAAGGCCCCCGCATCGCCGAGGACTTCCAGGAGCTCATGGAAAAATACGTCGAGCAGCGCTACGGCCGCACCGAGGCCCCCGCATGA